The following coding sequences are from one Dehalococcoidia bacterium window:
- a CDS encoding VOC family protein: MTVKELGHLVLYVRNVRDSAAFYGDVLGWQRIPTPEGAPVALFSGGRTHHELLLIEVGPDAQPIPSGRRVGLYHFGLKVGDTDEDLREALARLQAAGARIVGASDHTVSHSLYILDPDGNEIELYVDVPGVDWKNHPELVLAPVKALAL, translated from the coding sequence ATGACCGTCAAAGAACTCGGGCACCTGGTGCTCTACGTGCGCAACGTGCGCGACTCCGCCGCCTTCTACGGCGACGTGCTCGGCTGGCAGCGCATTCCCACGCCGGAGGGCGCGCCGGTGGCGCTCTTCTCCGGCGGGCGCACCCATCACGAGCTGTTGCTGATCGAGGTCGGGCCGGACGCGCAGCCGATCCCCTCGGGCCGCCGGGTGGGCCTCTATCACTTCGGGCTGAAGGTGGGCGACACGGACGAGGATCTGCGCGAGGCGCTGGCGCGCCTGCAGGCCGCCGGGGCGCGCATCGTCGGCGCCAGCGACCACACCGTGAGCCACAGCCTCTACATCCTCGATCCGGACGGCAACGAGATCGAGCTGTACGTCGACGTGCCGGGCGTCGACTGGAAGAACCACCCGGAGCTGGTGCTGGCGCCCGTGAAGGCGCTGGCGCTCTAA
- a CDS encoding helix-turn-helix domain-containing protein yields the protein MVTSISDEPAAVSSLSPFSAGCPTRTLLDSIADKWATLVIDLLGLGPRRFGALRRAIDGISQKMLTQTLRNLERDGLISRRVYPTTPPSVEYALTPLGATLIEPIGALRAWAEANIEQVLAARDAFDARSSKQVEPLP from the coding sequence ATGGTAACCAGCATTTCGGACGAACCGGCGGCCGTCTCATCGCTGAGCCCGTTCAGCGCCGGCTGCCCTACTCGCACCCTGCTCGACTCGATCGCGGACAAGTGGGCGACACTGGTCATCGACCTCCTCGGCCTCGGTCCACGCCGCTTCGGCGCGCTGCGCCGCGCCATCGACGGCATCTCGCAGAAGATGCTGACGCAGACGCTGCGCAACCTCGAACGCGACGGCCTCATCAGCCGCCGCGTCTATCCCACCACGCCGCCCAGCGTTGAGTACGCGCTCACGCCGCTCGGCGCGACGTTGATCGAGCCGATCGGCGCCCTGCGCGCCTGGGCCGAGGCGAACATCGAGCAGGTGCTCGCCGCCCGCGACGCCTTCGACGCGCGCTCGAGCAAACAGGTTGAACCGCTGCCCTGA
- a CDS encoding D-2-hydroxyacid dehydrogenase family protein has product MLRVALLDDYQDVGLTSADWHRLDGKASVEVFHDHLTDEAALAERLQPFEVVMALRERTPFRRSLLQRLPNLKLLCTAGMRNASIDMEAAKERGVLVCGTGGGGRATMELTWGLILALVRSIPREDRSVRAGGWQETVGCGLDGKTLGIIGLGNIGGQVAEVGRAFHMRLLAWSQNLTDERAAACGAERVSKDELLSQSDIVTIHLVLSPRSSGLLGERELALLRPSAYLVNTSRGPIVDETALILALRRNAFAGAGIDVYDREPLPPDHPLRTLPNVVLTPHLGYVTGDTYRVFYGQTLENIEAYIAGEPHRVING; this is encoded by the coding sequence ATGCTGCGCGTAGCGCTGCTGGACGACTATCAGGATGTGGGGCTCACTTCGGCCGACTGGCACCGGCTGGACGGCAAGGCCAGCGTCGAGGTCTTTCACGACCATCTCACCGACGAGGCGGCGCTGGCCGAGCGGCTGCAGCCGTTTGAGGTGGTGATGGCGCTGCGTGAGCGTACGCCCTTCCGCCGCTCGTTGTTGCAACGGCTGCCAAACCTGAAGCTGCTGTGCACCGCCGGCATGCGCAACGCCTCGATCGACATGGAGGCGGCCAAAGAGCGCGGTGTGCTCGTCTGCGGCACCGGCGGAGGCGGTCGCGCCACGATGGAGCTGACCTGGGGGCTGATCCTCGCCCTTGTGCGCAGCATCCCCCGCGAGGATCGTTCGGTGCGCGCCGGCGGCTGGCAGGAGACGGTCGGCTGCGGCCTCGACGGCAAGACGCTGGGCATCATCGGCCTGGGCAACATCGGCGGGCAGGTGGCCGAAGTTGGTCGGGCCTTTCATATGCGCCTGCTCGCCTGGAGCCAGAACCTGACCGACGAGCGGGCAGCGGCCTGCGGCGCCGAGCGGGTGAGCAAGGACGAGTTGCTGTCGCAAAGCGACATCGTTACGATCCATCTCGTGCTCAGCCCGCGCAGCAGCGGCCTGCTGGGCGAACGCGAGCTGGCGCTGTTGCGACCCAGCGCCTACCTGGTCAACACCTCGCGCGGGCCGATCGTGGACGAGACGGCGCTGATCCTGGCGCTGCGGCGGAACGCCTTCGCCGGCGCCGGGATCGATGTGTATGACCGCGAGCCGCTGCCGCCCGATCACCCGCTGCGCACGCTGCCCAACGTCGTGCTCACGCCGCACCTCGGCTACGTCACCGGCGACACGTACCGGGTGTTCTACGGCCAGACGCTGGAGAACATCGAGGCGTACATCGCCGGCGAGCCGCACCGCGTGATCAATGGGTGA